From Hymenobacter sediminicola:
GCGGCTCAGCGAGGCAGCTAGAAGCTGCAGCACGGGACGCATACGTAGCAGATGCTTCCGCCTTCGATATTGCACACGGCTATGCGGCGAATAATGAAAAAATGGGGCGCTTGGGCTACTCAGCACTGACACTGCTATTGACTGTGGACTCTTGCGCAGGCATCCGTATCAGAAACGTGCTGCCCTGCCCCACACAACTCTCGACGTGCAGGCTGCCGGCGTGGCCCTGGGTAACTATATCGTAGCTCAGCGAGAGGCCCAGGCCCGTGCCTTCGCCCGGGGGCTTGGTGGTAAAGAAGGGCTGAAAGATTTTCTGCTGCACTTCAGCCGGAATACCAGTGCCGTTGTCTGTGACCTGTATTTCGACCTGTGGTCCTACTTGTTTCGTGGCTACGCTGATGGTGGGCTGGTATCCGGCTTCGCCGGTAAGTTGGCGCTGGCGTACGGCGTAGAAGGCATTGCCAAAGAGGTTGAGCAGTACTCGGCCCAAGTCGCCGGGCACGGCTGGCACTAGCTGTAAGCCGGGCGCCAGGTCGGTTTTCAATTCGGCATTAAAGGTTTTATCGGTGGCGCGCAGGCTCTGGTAGGCTAAGCGCAGGTACTCGTCGCAGAGCGAGTTGACGTCCGTCGGTACCCGTTCGCCGGTGCTCTGGCGCGAGTGCTCAAGCATGCCTTTGATGATGCCGGAGGCCCGCTGACCGTGCTCAGTAATTCTGGTTAGGTTCTCCCGCACAACAGCCGTTAGGGCCGTCACTTCTTCCGCGTCGCCGGAGGCTTGCGCTTCTTCTAGCTCGTTGAGTAGCTCAGTACTTACTTCGGCGAAATTGTTGACGAAGTTGAGCGGGTTCTGAATTTCGTGGGCCACGCCGGCCGTCAGTTCACCCAGGCTGGCCATTTTCTCTTTCTGGATGAGCTGGGTTTGGGTAACGCGCAGCTCGGTCAAGGAGGTATCGAGCCGGTCGCGCTGGGCCTGCAGGTCCTGCTTCTGATCGGTTACCAGCTGCTTGAGGCGCTCAGTCCGGCGGAGGGTAAAATAGAGGCCCGCGGCCAGCAGCAGCAGCCCGCCCGCGCCCAACGACGTAGCCGTACGCAGCTGGCGTTGCCGCCGGACTTCAGCTGCCGCTACAGCTTGGCGGCGTTCTTGGGTGGCCTTGAGGCGCGCCTCCTTGTCCGCAAACTCGTAGCCCAGACGCTGTCGATACGCGGCCTTTTGGTTTTGCTCGTTCTGAGCGCTGTCGCGCAGGCCAATATAGCGGCGGTAATGGCTAAGGGCGTCCTGGGGCCGAGCTAGCTGCTCATGGAGACGGCTCTGGACCAACTCGGCATCGCGCTGAGTTGTAAGAGAGCCAGGGCCTGCCATGGCTATGGCTTGGCGGGCATAGCGCAAGGCCAACGGCAGGTGGCTAGCTGCTTCCTCGGTAAGGGCCAAATATAGGTCGGCCTGAGCTACAAAGTATGCAATCTGGATGCTCCCGGCGAGCCGTCTGGCCTCCAGCAGCAGGGTGCGAGCCTCTTCCAGGCGGTGCTGGCGCAGCCGGATGCGCCCGCGTAGCAGCAGCGCGCTGCTTAGCCGCGCGCCCGCGTCTGGGGTCTGCAAGGCCAGCTGCTGGGCGCGGTGAGCAAAGTTTTCCGCCCGGATGGTGTCGTTGAATTCAGTGAGGTACACATACGATAGGTTAGTCATTGCATCAAGCAAAGCCAGTGGTTCGCCATCTTGCTCGAGCAGAGCCAGGGCACGCAGGTTGTAGTGTAGCTCCGCCGTTCGGTCTCCCAGCAAGCCGTATACGCTCCCTAGTCCGCTCAGGCATCTGGTTACCACCGAGCGCGCTGCTGGCACCCGCTCGCCTGCTCGCACCCCTTTTTGGTAGTAACGCAGCGCCCCCGCGTAGTCGTGCTTGGTTGAGAGTAAAGTGCTGGCAAGGTTTGCAAGGGATTCTACCTGCCCCCGCACATCACCGGCTTGCTGGCGTAAGCGAGCGGCGCGCAAGAACATGGCTTCGGCATGGGCTTCTTCCCCGCCATCGGAGTAACCTACGCCCAGGTTGTTTACGGCCCCACCCAGCAGGCGCAGTAGGCGGCGGCGCTCAGCACCCCGGGCCATGGGCAGAGTCTGTTCCAGTAGGTGCATGGCCCGCTGAGCGAAATAGCGGATACTATCACTGCTTTCCACCATCTCACTGGCCAACCAGTAGTAGCGTGCCCGGGCCGTATCGGTGCGGGCCTGGGCCAGGCCGCGGCGCACCGGCCTAAGCGAGTCGGCCTGAGCCACGAAGGGAGCCAGCAGCACAAACAGCAGCACAAACGGCAGGCGCTTCATGGCTGGTGGAAAGGCAGAGCGGCGGGGGTGCCGTCTTAGTAAACATACTGCCTGTCAGCGTGAAACCCAAAAGTCTTATATCTGCGAAATATTACCTATTCGCCGGCTTCCCCGGGAAGATGAGGACCAGCGTCGTGCTGAGCGGAAGCGTGCAAGGTGCTAATGGAAAGGCAAATGCTACTCGCTGCACTAATAACGCGCGGAGGAACGCTGGCTAGTGCAGAAATGAATCGGAATGTTAAGGCTTCTGATATGATCCAAGGATTGGACTTGCCCGCGGTAACCATGGCGGCGTTGCTTCTCTCACGTAGATAACCACTAGCAAAACCCAAAAGGCCCGTTACCATGTGGTAACGGGCCTTTTGGGTTTTGCTAGTGGTTAGCGTTGCACCACAATCTGCTGGTGAATTACCTGGCCATCCAGTACCAGACGGAGGGTATATACTCCATTAGGGAGATACGCTACCGACAGATTGATATCCGGACTAGTAGCCAGCGGGGGATTGAGCTCCTGCACAGTTCGGCCTTGGGTATCAAATAGCCATCCCTGCGCCTTGCCAGTGTATGGCCGGCTGAGACGAACGGTCAGCTGGTCGGCCGCCGGGTTCGGGAACACCACTGCCGTAAGCGACGACGCTTCGTTGGGCACCAGCACCGTTTGCACAGAGGAAAGGGTGCTGGTGCCGTCCTGATCTACTTGGCGCAGGCGGTAAAACACCACCGAACGGGCGTAGCGGGCCAAATTGACATCGATAAGCTGATACGCATGGGGCTGGCTGCTGGTGCCGTGGCCCGCCACGCGGCCAATGGCCCGGAACGTGCGCCCATCCACGCTGCTCTCCACCTCGAAGTAGTCGTTGTTGAGTTCCTGAGCGGTAGCCCACTGCAGCAGTGCGTCGTTGTTGCGGCGCTCTGCCGTGAAGCGTATCAGCTCTACTGGCAGCGGTGAGCTGCCATAAGTGGCGATAAAGTTCTGGCCGAACGAGGTAACTGGGAACGTAACCGTACTGGCCGTGGTGTTGGCGGCCGTAGCTGAAATAGGCGATTCAAAGGTTCCGTCGCTGTTGCTGTCCCGTTTGTAGACCTTCAGGTTAGAAGGAGCCGCGGCATCACCCGCACTAATCAGGCCTGGGTCGAGGGTGTAAGTAACAGTAGCCGCGAAGTTACTGGTACTGTACTTATCGACAATCCAGTAGGCCCGGGCGTGTCTGCTGCGAATGGCAGGGTCAATTACTTGTGTACCCAGGGGCGAGCCTTCTAGGCGCGTTACGACTACCTCATACGGCGCACCGGATACCGAGGTGAAGTTGATGGCAGCGTTGGTACCCGTGAAATTGTAGTTGCCCATGGCCGTTACAGAACGTAAGAAGCTGGTGCCGTAGCCCACCGGGGCGGTGCTGGTCACGCGGGTGGCGCCCGTCAGCGTACCCACTGCGCCGCTGATGCCATCGGTGGTAGTAGTGCCGCTGTCGTTGAACTGCAGGTACGACACCAGGCCTGTTTCCAGCCCATCAAGCGTGAGGTGGCGTAGCAGGCGGACTTCCGTCTGGCTTAGCGCCCGGCTCCACTGGCTGACCTCGTCGATGTCGCCGGGGAAGTTGCTGCTGCCCGAGGCGGCCACGTTGCCCACGAAGTTGACGCGGGTACTGGCCGGCGTGCCGCTGGCGGAAGCGTTGATAACCAGTTCCCCGTTGAGGTACACTAGCAGCACGCTACCGTTGTAGGTCGCCACCACGTGGTGCCACGCGTTGGCCGGGATGTTGTTGGGGCTGGTTTGCTGATTTACCGTGGCGCTGCCCGTACCGAAGCCCGCGCCGATACGACCGTTGCCGCTCACGTAGATGTAAGGTGCGGCCGAGTTGCCGGTGCCGTTGCCCAGCACGTAGTAGTTGGTGCTACTCGTGCCGATGGCCGGCTTGATCCATACTGCCTGCGTGTACGAGCCGTTCAGTAGCGGCGCCTGCGTGGGGCTGGCGCTGAAGTCAACATAACCAGCGGTGGCGTTGCCGGTGAAGCGCAGCGCGGTGCCAGCCACCCGGCTGGTATTTACGATCTGGCGGTTGCCGGCTGGGTCCGTCACGCTGGGCGTGCGGGCCGTGCCGCCAACGGTCAGGCTCGTCATCGTGGCATCGAGCAGGTTGCCACTGGTGGCGTTGGCATCCACGTCGTACACCAGGAAAAAGTAGTTCGTGCCGGTGGACAGCTGCTGATTGCCCGTGATGGTGAAAGGGCCGCTGGGGCTGTTCAAGGTGCTGCCAAACTGGGTGGTGGCGGCGAAGGTGCCGCTCGTACCGGTGTAGTACACCCGGGCCGCGTCGATGTCCACACTTGGGGCGCTGCTGCCGGGGGTGTCGAATGAGAACGAGGTGGCACTCAACGGGGCGTCGGGGCCGCCGTCGATAACTATTGCCACACGCAGAATCTCCTGATTGGTACTGCCTGCCGGCACGCGGCTGATGTTAGGCTGATCGGCTGTGCCGCTGGTGTAGGTGGCCGGAACCTGCACTGTGAAGGTGTTGGTGGGGCTGGGGGCACTCACCTGCTGGCCGGGGAGCTGGGCCGTGGCGTACACCGTGTGCGTACCTCTGGTCAGGGGCGTGCCGGAGAAGGTCCGGATCCAGGTGCCGCCCGAGTTGGGGGTGATGTCAGTGCCAACCTGGACTCCGTCTATGTACACTCGTACCGTACTGCCGACCACTGCTGAGCCAACGGACGTAGGATTGCTGTTGGTCGTGGCGCCGTTGGAGGGGATGGTAACGACCGGAGCCGGCGTCACGGGCTGGTTGTACTGTACGCTAACCGAGTTGCTGGCCAGGTTGCCGGTATTGTTGGCGTCGTTGGCCACACCAGCGGCCAGGCTTACCGTCACGGTCCCGTTGCCGGTGGGCGTCACGGTGAAGGTGTAGGGGCCACTGCCGCTGCCGCTGAAGCTGCTCGTAGTCACCGAGCCGTTGCTGACCGTCACGTCAGTATCAGTGAAGCTGGTGCCCACGCTCTGCGAGAAACTCACCGAGAAAGGAATCGGCGACGTACTGGTGGGGCTGGCCGAAGTGGTGCTGACGATAGCCGTCAGGGGCGGGGCCGTAACGCTGAACGCGGCCGAAGTGAAGTACTGGTATGTGCTGTAGGAGGTCGGCTGAATGGTGCCGATGAACACGTTGTTGGCCCCGTCGTTGAGGAATACGTTCAGCACTTGGTCACTCGGGCCGTTGTTGCTGCGCTGCCGGGTCCCGAAGGTCACTTGGTAGCTGCCCGTGGGCACGGCTAGGTTTTGCGCCACGCTGCTGTTGGGCCCCCCGTTTTGCAGGAAGGCCACTGCAGTGCCGTCAGCAGCTGTTGAGCTGAAGTTGGTGGTGCCGTTGCGCGATACGCCGGTCTGCGTACCAAGCGTCCAGGCACTAGCCACTGCGGAGGGTGCGTACAGGAAGCTGCCCGCCGCCGCCAGAACGTTGTTGCTCTCAAAGCTGCCGTTCTGCAGGCCGTTGGCTACGGTCGTGTTGGTGCCGTTCTGTACCACTTGCAGCAGGTCCACGAAGGCCGTCACGTCAGTATAGTTGCCGCTGGCTGAGCCGGCTCCCCGCACAGTGAGTAGCGGCGCGACCGGGAAGCTCTTGACGATGCTGTATGTCTCGCCGCTGGTATAGGGCACGTTAGTCACCGTAGGTGAAATACCGGTGCTGTTCTGCACGTTCAGGCGTAGCGTACCTTCGCCGGTACCGGTGCCCAGCACTACGGTGTAGGTTGTGCCTGCGCCCGAAACGCCAATGACGGACAAACCGCTCAGGGTGCCGGTCGGCGTCACGGTAAGATTTGCCGCTGAAAATCCCGTCACGCTGGCCGAGAAGACCACCTGATACTGGACGGAGGCTGTTGCTGTGGGCGAGGGGGTCAGGCGCGTCACCGAGGTGACCGTGGCGTTGGGCAGGTTGTAGGTGATGCTGAACGACGAGGGGGCAGCGGTATTGGCGTTGCCAGCCGCGTCCTGGGCTACTGCAGCCGGTACGGTTACCGTGCTGGCCGTGCCGGGCGTGTTTGGCGTCACCGTGAAAGTGTAGGTGGTGCCGGGGCTGACGCCATTGACGACACCGCCGGTAATCGAGCCGTTGGTCACCGTTATGTCGCCAGCCACAAAGCCCGTCACGTTTTCGGAGAAGGTTACTGTGAACGGAATCGGTGAGGTCGTGGTCGTGCTGCCGGTAGCGCCGGCCGACGAGCTGATAGCCACCGTCGGAACTGTCTGGTCGATGGTGTAGACCGGGCCCGTGACGCCGGCCGGGACATTTCCGGCGTTGTCGGCCACACCCGAGCCGGAGCCTTTCAGGTTAAGGCCTAATGTGCCGTTGCCGCTCACAGTGTTCACCGTCACGTCATAGACGGTGCTGCCGGTCACGACCGTGGCACTGGCAATGGTGCCCGTGGTTCCTGTGGTGTTCAGCACGAAGCTGCTAGCACTTACCCCAAATACACTTTCATTAAACGTTACACGGAAGACGAGCGAGGTGGCGTTGGTGGTCGTCGCCGATGGAGTCTGACGCACTATCGTGGCTGTCGGCACCGTCGTATCGATGGTGAACGTGTTGGTATTGCTGTTGGCGCTGACCGCCGAGGTACCAATGGTAGCCGTGGCGTACACCGCCGTCGAACCATCTGGTAGGGCCGTGGGCTGGGTTAGGGTCCAGCTGCCAGAGGCGCTGGTCGTGGTGGTGCCAATGCTGGCAAAGCTGCCGCCGCTCGGCCGCACATACACAGTTACTGTGCTGTTGGCTGTGGCTGTGCCCAAGTAGGTAGGCGTATTGGCATTGGTGGTCGAGCCGTTGGGAGGGCTTACCACCACCGGCGCGTTGGGCGTGGTAGTAAAGGGTTGCACCGTTCCGTAGCCAGTGCCGGCGGTATTAATGGCGTAGGCCCGCACGTAGTAGGTGGTGCCGGGCGTCAGGCCCGTCAGGGCTTGTGAGAAAGTACCCGTACCCGAGCCAATCTGTACTTTGGTGTTGCTGGTAGTGGGCGTGGTGTTA
This genomic window contains:
- a CDS encoding ATP-binding protein, which gives rise to MKRLPFVLLFVLLAPFVAQADSLRPVRRGLAQARTDTARARYYWLASEMVESSDSIRYFAQRAMHLLEQTLPMARGAERRRLLRLLGGAVNNLGVGYSDGGEEAHAEAMFLRAARLRQQAGDVRGQVESLANLASTLLSTKHDYAGALRYYQKGVRAGERVPAARSVVTRCLSGLGSVYGLLGDRTAELHYNLRALALLEQDGEPLALLDAMTNLSYVYLTEFNDTIRAENFAHRAQQLALQTPDAGARLSSALLLRGRIRLRQHRLEEARTLLLEARRLAGSIQIAYFVAQADLYLALTEEAASHLPLALRYARQAIAMAGPGSLTTQRDAELVQSRLHEQLARPQDALSHYRRYIGLRDSAQNEQNQKAAYRQRLGYEFADKEARLKATQERRQAVAAAEVRRQRQLRTATSLGAGGLLLLAAGLYFTLRRTERLKQLVTDQKQDLQAQRDRLDTSLTELRVTQTQLIQKEKMASLGELTAGVAHEIQNPLNFVNNFAEVSTELLNELEEAQASGDAEEVTALTAVVRENLTRITEHGQRASGIIKGMLEHSRQSTGERVPTDVNSLCDEYLRLAYQSLRATDKTFNAELKTDLAPGLQLVPAVPGDLGRVLLNLFGNAFYAVRQRQLTGEAGYQPTISVATKQVGPQVEIQVTDNGTGIPAEVQQKIFQPFFTTKPPGEGTGLGLSLSYDIVTQGHAGSLHVESCVGQGSTFLIRMPAQESTVNSSVSAE
- a CDS encoding LamG-like jellyroll fold domain-containing protein, with translation MKTLLRYLLLLPLLLSAWRGQAQTYVELQKESFEVLITDASSQVDVANTLQLTTATSGNNDSYYRRTSNATIATDAPGFSGSSSAPVVLPSGGALDGSFYWAGEAVKGTGGTPSTAVRNGGKVTLKPVNIAGYASLQVKLAIMLGRSTRAYDRMEQDDTLRVQVRYNGAGAWETVGQLMGDNSASAGAGNWRIDSNFNNQSADDVALGSQVVTANPMVDFTFSVNGTGSTMQTRVVVATQGASEEFAFDNIRVMGVLSNNLTPSLTIDPTALTYTEGDPATVVAPTLTVSDGNDANLISAQVSISQNFDTSEDRLLFTNQNGIAGLYNTGTGVLSLSGSSSKANYEAALRSVRYQNIDVLDPLGLARKVRFTVTDPAGATSTGVERTINVVPTLALVGMPYLEDLTTDGEGNRYTSTYFTQTQSGTSAAFTRTSTNPNTQNTPAAQQTTFGNISNSWYWYSNVTGNNSFRQPFYIGSFQTQPINTAGYANLSFNLRLGARAGAFDVSDYIKIYYRSNEGAWVLLGQFRGSSSADADMKQDLNVASIGATPTGPSLTPSLASFPFGLPASVNGTKLDFKIETYSNVADEQIAFDLLQLTGTLVVAPTVATAAATTITGTSALLGGNVTADGGATVSERGVVYSTTNTTPTTSNTKVQIGSGTGTFSQALTGLTPGTTYYVRAYAINTAGTGYGTVQPFTTTPNAPVVVSPPNGSTTNANTPTYLGTATANSTVTVYVRPSGGSFASIGTTTTSASGSWTLTQPTALPDGSTAVYATATIGTSAVSANSNTNTFTIDTTVPTATIVRQTPSATTTNATSLVFRVTFNESVFGVSASSFVLNTTGTTGTIASATVVTGSTVYDVTVNTVSGNGTLGLNLKGSGSGVADNAGNVPAGVTGPVYTIDQTVPTVAISSSAGATGSTTTTSPIPFTVTFSENVTGFVAGDITVTNGSITGGVVNGVSPGTTYTFTVTPNTPGTASTVTVPAAVAQDAAGNANTAAPSSFSITYNLPNATVTSVTRLTPSPTATASVQYQVVFSASVTGFSAANLTVTPTGTLSGLSVIGVSGAGTTYTVVLGTGTGEGTLRLNVQNSTGISPTVTNVPYTSGETYSIVKSFPVAPLLTVRGAGSASGNYTDVTAFVDLLQVVQNGTNTTVANGLQNGSFESNNVLAAAGSFLYAPSAVASAWTLGTQTGVSRNGTTNFSSTAADGTAVAFLQNGGPNSSVAQNLAVPTGSYQVTFGTRQRSNNGPSDQVLNVFLNDGANNVFIGTIQPTSYSTYQYFTSAAFSVTAPPLTAIVSTTSASPTSTSPIPFSVSFSQSVGTSFTDTDVTVSNGSVTTSSFSGSGSGPYTFTVTPTGNGTVTVSLAAGVANDANNTGNLASNSVSVQYNQPVTPAPVVTIPSNGATTNSNPTSVGSAVVGSTVRVYIDGVQVGTDITPNSGGTWIRTFSGTPLTRGTHTVYATAQLPGQQVSAPSPTNTFTVQVPATYTSGTADQPNISRVPAGSTNQEILRVAIVIDGGPDAPLSATSFSFDTPGSSAPSVDIDAARVYYTGTSGTFAATTQFGSTLNSPSGPFTITGNQQLSTGTNYFFLVYDVDANATSGNLLDATMTSLTVGGTARTPSVTDPAGNRQIVNTSRVAGTALRFTGNATAGYVDFSASPTQAPLLNGSYTQAVWIKPAIGTSSTNYYVLGNGTGNSAAPYIYVSGNGRIGAGFGTGSATVNQQTSPNNIPANAWHHVVATYNGSVLLVYLNGELVINASASGTPASTRVNFVGNVAASGSSNFPGDIDEVSQWSRALSQTEVRLLRHLTLDGLETGLVSYLQFNDSGTTTTDGISGAVGTLTGATRVTSTAPVGYGTSFLRSVTAMGNYNFTGTNAAINFTSVSGAPYEVVVTRLEGSPLGTQVIDPAIRSRHARAYWIVDKYSTSNFAATVTYTLDPGLISAGDAAAPSNLKVYKRDSNSDGTFESPISATAANTTASTVTFPVTSFGQNFIATYGSSPLPVELIRFTAERRNNDALLQWATAQELNNDYFEVESSVDGRTFRAIGRVAGHGTSSQPHAYQLIDVNLARYARSVVFYRLRQVDQDGTSTLSSVQTVLVPNEASSLTAVVFPNPAADQLTVRLSRPYTGKAQGWLFDTQGRTVQELNPPLATSPDINLSVAYLPNGVYTLRLVLDGQVIHQQIVVQR